The genome window GCCGCCAGGGCCCGCGCCGCCGCGCGGCGGATGCGCTCCCGGGGGTCCCGCAACAGCTCCTGGAGGATCGGGAGGGGCCGCAGGCGGCCCAGCGCGTGGATGGCCTCGTCCTCGTCGATTCCTTCTTTCAGACAGAGGAGCCAGAAAGCCGTTCCCAGCTCCGGATCGCGGGCGGACAGTCGATCCTCCCGGCCGAGCCGGCGGAGGGCGGCTTGGAGGTGGCGGCGCCAGCGGGGATCCCCGACCGCGTGGGCCTGGAGGGCCCGCAGCGCCCGGAGCCGGAGGTAAGAAGCTCCCGCTCGTGCGGCAATGAGGGTCTCCACGGCGGGGTGGTTCTCGATGCGCCCCAGAGCCTGAGCCGCCAGGTCGCATTCCAGGGCGACCAGGGCCCGGGCCAGGGGAGCGCCATCGAGCCGCGGGAGCGCCTGCTCCGCGATCCGGAGGGCCTCCTCCGGCTGCCCCTGCCGGCGGGCGTGCCAGGCCTCTGCCTGGGCCAGAAAGCCTGCCCGCTCCGGATGCCCGTGGACCAGATCCCCGGCCCGCGCGAGGGCGGAGGCGGCCTCCTCCCCATGTCCCTGGCCGATGGCGCCCATCGCCCGGCACCACCAGAACCAGAAGTCGTTGCTGGCCTGGCCCTCTTCCACTTCCCGCGTTAGGGCCTCGATCTCCCTGAGGATCCGTTCCAGCTCCCCCCAGGCTCCCCTTTCGATCGCCAGGATGGCCCAGCCGATCAGGTGGGTGATCCGCTGCGCGGGCCGCCCGGCGTAGTAAGGGGCGTTGGCAGCGAGCAGCGCCCGCGCCTCCTCGAAGCGCCCGGCGGGGATCTCCACGCCCACCGCCCGGTTGTGGCGGAGGAAGACCGGATAGTGCGGATCCCCCAGCTCCTCCGCCAGGGTCATCGCCTCCCGATAGAGGCGGCGGGCCTCGCTCAGACGTCCCAGGCCAGCGCAGGCGTCGGCGGCCGTCTTCAAGAACCGCATGCGGAGCGTGAGGGAGCGGACCTCCCGGAGCCCCTGGGTGCTCCAGGCCAGGCTTTCCCCGAAGCGCCCTTCAACGTAGAGCACCGAGGCCAGCATCAGGGTAGCCTGATCCCGCAGCGCGGCATTCTCCCGCTGCTCCGCCCATGTCAGCACCTCCCGGAGGACGGCCCGGCCCTCCTCCCAGTGGCCGGCCCGATGCAGCTCCTTGCCCAGGCGGAGCATCAGGTCTGGCGCCTCCCGGCGCGCAGGCTCGGGGAGGCCCATCACCCAGCGCTGGAACGTCCGCCGCCGCCCCCGGTCCCAGATGAAGGCGTCCGGCAAGGTCCGCAGCAGCCGGATCGCCTCCGCTTCCAGCCCTCCCGCCAGCGCGTGTTCGATGGCCATCTCGAGATCCCCTCGCCCTTCAAACCAGGCCATCGCCCGGGCGAACAACGGGGGAAGCGGCTCCGGCGCGTGGCGCAGCAGGAACTCGCGAAACAGCTCGTGGTAACGCCAGCGGTTCGGAGGGCCGGCGGGCTCCAGGAACAGCCGGCGCCGCTGGGCCTCAGCGAGCAACGCCGGCAGCTGGCTTGAGAGCGGAGGACGATCTTCGAGGAGAGCGGCTGCCAGTTCGAGGTCGAACATCAGAGGGACAGCAGTGCGGAAAAGAAACGCCTGCAGCGTTTCGGGGAGCGTTCGAAGCAAGGAGCGGGCCAGCTCCTCGAACAGCCGGTCCTGGGCTTCCGGCCAGCGTTCCGGGAGCGGGCGGTCCGCGTCGGGTTGGGCGAGGAGCGCGATGGCGATGGGCCAGCCCCGAGTGCGGGCATGGATCTGGGCGGCCGTCCCATTATCCACCCCAAGGACCATGGAGATCTCGCCGATTGAGAAGGCCAGCTCCACTTCGGTCAACCAGGTTTGCGGGAAAGGGCCCTCGCACAGAAGCTCCGGGATCCAGCGTCCGGCGATCACCCAGCGATCCGGGGCATGGGCGATGGCCTCCCGGAGATCGCGCAGGGCCTCCGGCCCATCGGCGAGAAGATGGACATCGTCGAGGAGACGAAAGCGCGCTTGCTCCAGCGGCGCCAGCGCCTCCTGCAGGTTCCCGGGGTCAATCGCCGAGGGGGTCAGCGGGAGATACCGGCTGCCGGGGAGGTGGAGCTCCAGGGACCGCAGGAGTGCACTCTTGCCGTAGCCGGGCGGGGCGGCGATCCACACCGTTCCATGCCGCAGGCCTTCCTGCACCCGCTGGATCAGATGCGGGCGGATCTGAACGGCCGCAAGGGCTCTGTTCGCGCCCATCCCTGGGCCCCTCCAGGGTCAGGATCGGTTCGTTCCTTCGCTCTTCTGGTTCTCAACCTGCTGAGAGCCATCGTGGGGGGTGCGGTGCCCTCTCCAGTCGATCGCATCGAGCAGGTTGTTTTAATTATAACCGACGCTCGTATCGGTGTGGGTCACGCGGGTGTCGAAGGAATTCGACCGGGGAGGGCCTTCGGCGCGATGGCCGGGATGGCGTCGAATGAATTCGACCTCGAGTGGCCTTCGGCCGATGGCCGGCCAGAAAGCATCTTCGCGTCGGCGCAGGCCGACGCCTGGCGCGGAGCGCCTTACGAGGCCGATTTCCATCGGCGTGAGAGGCCATCCCGGGGGGCAAAGCACCGTGTCTGGGGTCTGCCGGGAACGGGGGTCTGGACTTCACCCCTGGTCTTTCAGAAGGGAAGCGGGCCAGGGGAAGCGATGGAATGGAGTTTGACATGGCGGCCCGAAGGCGTATTCGACGGTCCGTTGGTGGAGACCTGCGATCACGGACCACAGGGTGGCGAACCCGGGGCGGTGACCGCAGACGGGGGCCTCATGATCGCTCAGCGCCTGGCGCAGGCGTTCCCAGGGCGGCGCGCCCGCGCTGGCGATCCGCTTCACCAGTTGTTCCTTCCGTCGAATGGAAAATCGCAGATCCCGGGGGCCGTGATACGCCCGCAACGCCGGATGGTCATAGTGGTTCGTCACCGTCAGGATCCCGTTCTCCGGGGCGCGCACGGCCACGCCGAGCGGATGGACCTCTACCGCGAACCCCTCGCGGGGATCGGCGATCAGGAAATTCATGGGAAGCATATGGGGCATCCGCAGCAGCAGCTCGACCGCCTCCCCGGCCGATCGGCAGCGCTCGAGCAGAATGCGAGGAACCAGATGGAAGGGGATCCCGGGCCGAGGCGGGGGCTCATCGGCCATCACGGCGTGCAGGGAGACGAAGAGACCCGCCTCATTGACCCCATCGTAGCGGCCGCCGGGGACGCTGCCCATCATCCCCAGGGAGGCCATGCCTCCCTCCGGTCGCAACCCGATCAGATCCCGTCGACGTTGAATGGGTTGGAAATCGTAGTTCCGCCCCACCCACACCCCCTCTGGACTCCACCATGCCACAGCGGAACAGGCGAACAGGCGGGCGCGCATGGAGGTCCGGCAGACCTGCTGCCAGAGGAATCGGGAATCCAACCCCTGGGCCGCGGCGTAGCCCTCGTATTCCTCAATCAGGGGAGGATGCCAGCGGGCCACCAGCCGGCGGCAGGCTTCCGCCAGCTCCGGATCCGGGGGCGAAGGCCACCAGGGCGGACGGCGGAACGGCGGGTCGAGATGGCCCATCGCTTCCCCGATGGCCCGATGCGTGCCCGTAAGCTCCAGAAAGCGATAAGGAGCAGGCAGGTTCATCCATCCCCCTTTCGTGGCTGGGCCCGTAGCGCGCGTAATACGGCCAGCTCCTCCGGGGCGGGCGGCGGCGTGACCGCCAGATCCGGGGCGATTCGGAGAGGCCATCCCGTTCGCTCCTGCACCGTTTCCACGGGGATTCCCGGATGGATCGCGCTCAGCACCAGTTCCCCGGAGGCATCTGGAGTGAGGATGCCCAGATCCGTGATGACCGCTGCCGGCCCGCCCCCGGAGAGCCCGGCCCGCTGTCGGCTTCCCCATCCTTCCAGGAAACCGGGCGCGGTGCGGAAATCGCAACGTTCAGGGAAGCGACGCCGCTCATGAGGGGTGATCACATAGAAACGGCCCGCCCACGCGGCGATCTCTGCGGCACCCCCCGATCCGGGCAGCCGGACCTGGGGCCGGTGATACGCTCCGATCACCGTGGCGTTCAGGTTCCCGAAGCGATCCACCTGGGCCCCGCTCAGGAAGCCCACGTCGATCCGCCCTCGTTGCAGGTAGAAGGCGAACAGATCGAACATCGGGAGGACAGCCAGCGCCCCGCTCACCAGCGCGGGATCGCCGATCGAAAGGGGGAGGCGGCGGGGACGGGCGCCGATGACGCCGGCCTCGTAGATCAGAACGAGGTTCGGGGCGTGGAGGCGCCGGGCCAGATTGCAAGCTAGGTTTGGCCATCCGATCCCCACGAACACCACCTCGCCGTCCCGAAGCATCCGGGCGGCGGCGATGATCATCATCTCCTCCGGCGTGTAGTCCATCGCCTTCCCTCGATGTCATAGGCAGGAAGCCCCTTCGGGGGCGTCCCGCTCGCAACTCCTCATCGTCGGGATCCGGGCGCCTCCCGCGGGATCACCGTGAACGTCCGGAGCTGATGCTGTCGCATCACCTGGAGCTCCACGGGGCGTCCCGGAGGCCAGTGGGCCAGGAATCGGTGCAGCTCCCCCAGGCTCTTCACAGGTTGCTCCCCAATCCGGATCAGGACATCCCCTTCTTGAAGCCCGGCCTGAGCCGCCGGCCCCCGGGGATCCACTTCCAGGATCTCCAGGCCGGTGGCGGAAGCCGGCCATGCGATGGGGCGGATCTGGACCACGATCCCCAGGTAAGCCCGGCGGATGCGGCCTTCTTTGATCAGCAACGCTGCGACCCACTCCGCTGTATAGCTGGGGATGGCGAAGGCGATGTTTTCCGCCCCCAGGATCGTGGCCACGCACACGCCGATCACCTCGCCCCGGCTATCGACCAGAGGGCCGCCGGAGTTCCCCGGGTTGAGGGCTGCGTCGGTCTGGATGATATCCTCGATCACCTGCCCCCCCGGGCCCTGGAGCGCTCGCCCCAGGCCGCTGATGATCCCGGCCGACACGGTGAAGTGGAAGCCCAGGGGATTGCCAATGGCCACGACCAGCTGTCCCAGGCGCAGACGGGAGGAGTCGCCCAGCCGCGCGGCCGGGAAGGTTTCCCCGCGCTCCACCCGCAGGACGGCCAGATCGGTGTAAGGATCCTCGCCGATGAGGCGGGCGGGGAAGGTGCGGCCATCGATCAATGTCACCTCGGGATCCCGGATGTGGCGGATCACATGGCTGTTGGTCAGGAGATAGCCATCCGGGGTGATGAAGAAACCGGAGCCCATCGGCTCGATCGCCCGGTGCCTTCGAGGGGCACCGGCCGGCCGGATGCTGACCACCGCCGGGCCGACCTGCTCCACCACACGGATCACTGTCTGGGAATACGCATCCAGCGGTTCCTCTTCGCGCATTTCCATTCCTGCAGGACTTCGGGAGTCCCTCCGGTCGAATCAACGGCGCAGCTCATGAACTTCCATCAGCGCCCAGAGGCGAGCGGGGTCCACGGGCTCCACCTCCAGCCCGAACACCTCCCCGAAGGAACGGGCGAGGGCTTCCTGGACCGTGGCCAATTGCCGGGCCCGCTCGGCCTCATCCTCGGGTTCCCCCCAGAACATCGCCATCGAGACCACGCCCTTATCCGTGATGCCGCAAGGGACAATGCCGGTGAAGTAGGTGAGATCCGGACACACGTTGAGGGCGAACCCATGCGTGGTGATCCCCCGCGCATCGACGCGCGCGCCGATCGCCGCGATCTTCGCGGGGGCCTGCCGCAGATGGGGCGGGCACCAGGCGCATCGGCTCAGCGCATCCGGCTGCACCCACACCCCGGGGGCTCCGGGGATCGTCCCTGCGGCGATGCCGAAGCGGGCCAGGGTCTCCACCAGCATCTGCTCGATCCGGCGGACGAAGGCCACTTTGTCCAGACCCAGAGCCGGGAGATCCAGGATGAAATAGCCGACGACCTGGCCCGGGCCGTGATACGTGACGTCGCCGCCGCGATCGGTGACCACCACGGCGACCCCCCGACGGGCGCGTTCCCCCTCATCCCACAGGATATGCTCGGGGCGGGCCGAACGCCCCAGGGTGAACACGTGGGGATGCTCCAGCAGGAGCAGCGTATCCGGGATCTGCCGGGCTGCGCGCGCCTCCGCCAGCGCTCGCTGCAGCGCCCACGCGGCCGTGTATTCCACGGTGCCCAGTTTGGACCACCAGCCTTTCATCGGTTCCCTTCCTCGGGCCTCCGCCGCCCAGGATCGCCCTTTCCCGGAGTATCTTCATCCGCTCCTCTCATCACCTGGACCATGTTCGGCGCACGATCTCCCCCCGCCCGCCCAGGGGGCTCTCCGGGCGCCCATTGATGCGCACCTGGAGGGCCGCAGCGTTCCCGGTCTCCAGTTGCAGAGACGAGCGGGCCTCCCAGGTTCGGGTTTCCCCCGGTCGCAGCAAGCCTTGATAGACCACCTGATCATCGGCCCGGATCCGTATCCACACGTGCTCGCTGGCCTCCACTTCAAGGCGGAGCGCTGGCGCGGGGGCTGCGGATACGGGGGTAGAAGTAGCGAGCGGAAGGGATGCCGCTCCGGGCACAGTGGGTGCTGGAGGAAGCCCCAGCGATCGAACCCGCCATGGCCCACGGGCCAGCCCGAGGACGCCGGCCAGCAACAGGATCGCCAGGCCGATGGAGGCAAGGGGTCGCCATGGAAGAGCAGGGCGGGCCGGGATGCGGGTGAGTTCGAACATGGAGGGCATGCGGGAAGGTTGGGCTGGGGGGACGGCCGTCGGCATCCCATCCCATTCGGCCAGGAGCGCGGTCTCATCCAGCCCCAGCCACCGGGCGTAGCGGCGCAGGAATCCCCGCGCATGGGCGGGGCTGGGGAGAAGCGAGAAGGCCTCGTTCTCCAGCGCCTCCAGATAGATGCGTTTGATCCGGGTTCCTGCCGCCGCTTCCTCCAGGGAGATCCCCCGGGCTTCCCGGGCTGCCCGCAACTGCTCCCCGATCCCCACGCTTATGCCTCCCGTTCCACCACCACCTGGACCTGGGCGGAGATCTCCGGCCCCAACCGCACCTTTACCGGGTGGGTGCCCAGAGTGCGGATGGGGGCCTCCAGCTCGATCCGCCGTCGATCCACCTCCACCCCGAGCTGTTGAGCGATGGCCTCGGCGATCTGCTGGCTCGTGATCGCGCCGTAGAGCCGATCGCCCTGCCCGGCCCGAGCCCGGATCGTCACCGCGGCTCCCTGGAGCCGGGCGGCCTTTTCCTGAGCCGTGCTCAGCTGGCGGATCCGGCGTTGCTCGGCAGCCTGGCGGGTTTCCACCGCGTGGCGGATGAGGCCTTCGGTAGCTGGCGTGGCCAGGCCTTTGGGGATCAGGAAATTGCGCGCGTAGCCGTCGGCGACCTCTTTCACCTCGCCGGCCCGCCCGAGGTTCGGCACATCCCGCAACAGCACCACCTTCATCGCGCTGATCCTCCACGCCGGGATCACTCGATCAGGACGGAACTCCTGGGGTATCTTATCAGGAATCCGATGACGGGACAATCGCGATCCGGGCAACCGGCGAGCGCCCGGCCGGCTCGTTTCCGGGAGAACGCTGACCGCGCTCCCTCTTCCCGTGGCCCGGAGCATCCGTTCGTTGGGCTCCCGGCCAGGGAGGCGGGAAGGCTCCTCCCTGCTTTATCTCCCCCGCCCATGGCCTTTTCGCTGATCCTCTTGACAAAAAATCGGGCGCGTGCTATATATAGCGACAAACTTCCGGAGCGACCGAAGGCGATGGTTGTGATGCGCTCTACCCCACCAGCTCGCGCGAGGGGCGCTCCGCCACGGCGGATCGCGCAGCGGGTGGATTTCATCTCCTCGATGAACACCTGTATCTGTCCTGAGCGGGGGCAGAAGGTGGCCGCCCGCTTGGGACGCGCGCCCCGCTGAGTGGAACCGACCCCCTTCTGCCTCCGCCTTCTCTCATCTCCTGACGGAATCACCCTGACTCAGATCTGCTCGGCGTCCTCTCCGGCTATCCCTGCTGCTTCGCCCGGATGGCGTTTGCTGTAAACGTCCCTGTATATCCCATTCGGGGGGATGGGGATAGGCCGGGCACAGAGCGATGGCAGCCGTTCTCTGTCTCTTTCCCCATAAACCCTGATCCGGGAGGTTGGTCATGGCGACGTATGCGGATCCGTTGGCCCTGGTGGACACCGAGTGGGTGGCGCAGCACCTGCAGGACCCGAAGGTGCGGATCGTGGAGGTGGATTATGACCCGGCCAGCGCCTATCATCTGGGTCACATCCCGGGCGCTGTGCTCTTCGACTGGCGGAAGGATCTGAACGACCCGGTGCGGCGGGACATCCTGAGCAAGGAGGCCTTCGAGGCCCTCAACAGCCGTGCGGGGATCTCCAACGACACCACTGTGGTGCTTTACGGGGATTTCCGGAACTGGTTCGCGGCCTTCGCCTTCTGGATCTACAAGTATTACGGCCATGCGGATGTGCGGTTGCTGAACGGCGGCCGCAAGAAGTGGATCGAGGAGAAGCGCCCGCTCACTGAGGAAGTCCCTTCGTATCCTCCAACCACCTATCGGGCTCAGGATCCGGACGCCCGGCTGCGGGCGCATCTGCCCTACGTCCTGAACGTACTGGGCAAGCGCGGGGTGGCCCTGGTGGATGTGCGTTCCCCGGCGGAGTTCACCGGGGAGATCACCGCTCCGCCGGAGTATCCCAACGAGGCGGCCCAGCGGGGCGGCCACATCCCTGGGGCGGTGAACATCCCATGGTCGAAGGCCCTGAACGACGATGACACCTTCAAGGATGCCGAGTCCCTGCGCCGGATCTATGAGGAGGCAGGGGTCACCCCGGACGAGGAGGTGATCACCTATTGTCGCATCGGGGAGCGTTCTTCGGTGACCTGGTTTGTGTTGCGCCATCTGCTGGGCTACCCCAATGTCCGCAACTATGACGGTTCCTGGTCGGAGTGGGGCAACACCATCGGCGTTCCGATCGAGCGCTGAGGCGAGGCGAGGGCGGGCCTCCGGCCGGAGGCCCGCCCTTCGGAAGACCGGAGGGAAGCCATGGCACGGATCGTGCGGACCGTGGATCTGCGGGCGGGGATCGAGCTGTGCACGGATTCCCCGATCGGACGGGTTCAGCAAGCCCTGGCCGGCCTAGGGCCGGAGGAGGCGGTGGCGGTGTGGGTGAAAGGCTACGCCGACGAGTTCACCGTCACCGCATGGGCGAGGCGGAATGGATATGCGGTCCTGGAGGTGCAGCGGGAGGGTGAGGAAGCCCGCATCCTGCTTGGGGTTTCCCCCGAGCTGGAAAAGGAGATGTGAGTCTTGTGTTCAGGAGGGCAAACGATGCTGGTTTTGATCGAGGCAGCGCCGACGGTTCCCAGCGGTCCAGAGACGGCGGCTCGAACTCTGGGATCTCTTGCTCAGGCCTTGCGGGCCCGAGGAGAGCGCCTGGTGGAGGCCCAGGTCGCAGCGGATCGCTCCCGTTTCTTTCTGATCATCGAGGCCTCCGAGGTGGGGGCCGCCGAGCAGGCCGTGCGGGAGGTGGGGCTGGAGGTTCGGCTGGCTAAGCCGGTGCGTCTGGTCGGTCAGGAGGTTGAAGAGATCTCCCGAAGCCCCTCGGCTGTGGACTTTATCGTGGAATGGAATTTCCCTCCCGGGCTGACGATGGAAGCCTATCTGGCTCGCAAGCGCGCCAATTCCCCGCGCTACGCGCTGGTCCCGGAGGTGCGGTTCCTGCGCACCTATGTTTGCGAGGATATGAGCAAATGCATTTGTTTCTATGAGGCCGAGCGGGAGGAGGATGTCCGGCGAGCCCGGGAGGTGGTGGAAGCCCCCGTGGATGCGATCATCCGTGTGGATCGGGAGTTCGACCCGGGGCTTTCCGATCGAAGCGTTGCGGGAGGGGCAGGATGAGCTTGCTGAGCGCGGAAGGGTTGTCGAAAAGCTATTCCGTCCGAGGGCGCCGGGTGCCGGTGCTCCTGCGGGTTTCCCTGGAAGTTCCGGCAGGTCAGGTGCTGGCGGTGTTGGGGCCCAGCGGGGCAGGGAAATCCACCCTCTTGCGTCTGCTGGCTGGGCTGGAGACCCCCGACGAGGGGGAGGTCCGACTTCGGGGAGAGCCGATCCGGGCAGGTCACCCGGAGCTGGCGCTGATGTTCCAGGACCCCTGTTTGCTGCCCTGGCTTTCGGTGCAGGAGAACGTCCATTTCGGGGTTCGATTCATGGGGCTGTCGGGAGCGGAGTCCCGGCGGCGAGTTGAGGAAGCGCTGGCGTGGGTGGGGCTCCAGGAGTTCGCGGATTGGTATCCCCATCAGCTTTCGGGGGGAATGGCGCAGCGGGTGGCGCTGGCCCGGGCGTTGGCCCGTCACCCCCGGGTGCTTCTGCTCGATGAGCCCTTCAGTGCCCTGGATCCGCCCGCTCGTCACGCCTTGGGGGAGTTGATCCGGCGAGCCGCCGGAGAGGGGATCGGGGTGGTCCTGGTCACCCACGACGTGGAGGAGGCGATCCGGCTGGCGGATGAGGTGATCGTTCTCACGGCAGGCCCCGGTCGGGTGTTCATGTATCAGCCTCTGCATGGATGGGAAGCGCCCCATCGGATCCTGCGCCGCGCTCTGGAGCTCGCAACGGCCGATGGTTGGGCTTCTCATCGTGCGCTCGCCTTCCCGTTCACCACAGGTTTCCGTTAATCGGAGGTGAAGAACATGGGGCGTCCTCCAGGCCGTCTCTGGCGGCGTCGGGAGTTGCTGACGACGATGGGAGGGATGCTTCTGGGTTGGGGGATCGGGGGGCTCTCCGGCTGTTTGCCTCGGGCGATTTCGCCCTCGCCCCTCGAATCCCCGGCTTCCGCGCCCGGCCTGCAACCCGGTCGTCCGTTGCGGATCGGTTACCTTCCGATCACCGATGCATCGCCGCTGCTGGCAGCGGAGGCTCTGGGTTTCTACCGAGAGGAAGGATTAGGCAGCGCCGAGCTCCGGCTGTTCCGCTCATGGGCTCAGCTGATGGAAGCTTTCCAGGCCCGACAGGTCGATGTGATCCATCTTTTGATGCCCGCGGCGATCTGGCTGCGCTACAGTCGCCGTTTCCCCGCACGGGTTGTGGCCTGGAACCACGTAAACGGCTCTGCGTTGACGGTCCGTCCGGAGATTCAGCAGTTGAAGGATCTGGGCGGACAGACCGTAGCGGTGCCCTTCTGGTATTCCATTCATAACGTGATTCTGCAAATGCTTTTACGAAAGGCGGGCCTGAGGCCTGTGCTCGGCGGAGAGGGGAAGGTGGGTGCGGAGGAAGTGCGTTTGATTGTGTTGCCGCCTCCGGAGATGCCCCCAGCCCTGGCCTCCGGACGGATCGCCGGGTTCATTGTGGCCGAACCCTTCAACGCGCTGGCTGAGGTCCAGCAGGTGGGGCGCGTCCTTCGTTTCACGGGCGATGTGTGGAAAGAGCATGCCTGCTGTGTGGTGGTGATGCACGAGGCCGATCTGGAAGGAGCTCCCGTATGGGCGCGAGGCGTGGTTCGGGCCGTCGTTCGTGCTCAGGTGTGGTTGCGTCAAAATCGGCGGGAGGCTGCTCGCCTGCTCTCCCGAGCAGGCCGGGCTTACCTGCCCCATCCCCCCGAGGTTCT of Thermoflexus sp. contains these proteins:
- a CDS encoding BTAD domain-containing putative transcriptional regulator, coding for MGANRALAAVQIRPHLIQRVQEGLRHGTVWIAAPPGYGKSALLRSLELHLPGSRYLPLTPSAIDPGNLQEALAPLEQARFRLLDDVHLLADGPEALRDLREAIAHAPDRWVIAGRWIPELLCEGPFPQTWLTEVELAFSIGEISMVLGVDNGTAAQIHARTRGWPIAIALLAQPDADRPLPERWPEAQDRLFEELARSLLRTLPETLQAFLFRTAVPLMFDLELAAALLEDRPPLSSQLPALLAEAQRRRLFLEPAGPPNRWRYHELFREFLLRHAPEPLPPLFARAMAWFEGRGDLEMAIEHALAGGLEAEAIRLLRTLPDAFIWDRGRRRTFQRWVMGLPEPARREAPDLMLRLGKELHRAGHWEEGRAVLREVLTWAEQRENAALRDQATLMLASVLYVEGRFGESLAWSTQGLREVRSLTLRMRFLKTAADACAGLGRLSEARRLYREAMTLAEELGDPHYPVFLRHNRAVGVEIPAGRFEEARALLAANAPYYAGRPAQRITHLIGWAILAIERGAWGELERILREIEALTREVEEGQASNDFWFWWCRAMGAIGQGHGEEAASALARAGDLVHGHPERAGFLAQAEAWHARRQGQPEEALRIAEQALPRLDGAPLARALVALECDLAAQALGRIENHPAVETLIAARAGASYLRLRALRALQAHAVGDPRWRRHLQAALRRLGREDRLSARDPELGTAFWLLCLKEGIDEDEAIHALGRLRPLPILQELLRDPRERIRRAAARALAATREEAAMPLLQDALRRERHPAIRKALEGALQFLESLPPPPLEIQLLGRFEVRRKGELLTESVWPRPAVARLLQYFALHRRQWLTRERILEDLWPEHDLEAAKEILRRLFSWLHHVLEPAMRPKGPFRYFDVKGDALRFDPHDVVEVDVERIEAEIRRALATRPMPRETWAALAKRLEEWPLLLPDRPYEAWLIPYQERWRALRTEAAQALAEDALILQELDAAIRWAERAVEDAPWLEEGYQVLMRAWARQGHRSRALWIYEQAVEALRRELQAAPSPLTRWLAERLHRGEPI
- a CDS encoding C45 family peptidase, with product MNLPAPYRFLELTGTHRAIGEAMGHLDPPFRRPPWWPSPPDPELAEACRRLVARWHPPLIEEYEGYAAAQGLDSRFLWQQVCRTSMRARLFACSAVAWWSPEGVWVGRNYDFQPIQRRRDLIGLRPEGGMASLGMMGSVPGGRYDGVNEAGLFVSLHAVMADEPPPRPGIPFHLVPRILLERCRSAGEAVELLLRMPHMLPMNFLIADPREGFAVEVHPLGVAVRAPENGILTVTNHYDHPALRAYHGPRDLRFSIRRKEQLVKRIASAGAPPWERLRQALSDHEAPVCGHRPGFATLWSVIAGLHQRTVEYAFGPPCQTPFHRFPWPASLLKDQG
- a CDS encoding CoA-transferase subunit beta, producing MDYTPEEMMIIAAARMLRDGEVVFVGIGWPNLACNLARRLHAPNLVLIYEAGVIGARPRRLPLSIGDPALVSGALAVLPMFDLFAFYLQRGRIDVGFLSGAQVDRFGNLNATVIGAYHRPQVRLPGSGGAAEIAAWAGRFYVITPHERRRFPERCDFRTAPGFLEGWGSRQRAGLSGGGPAAVITDLGILTPDASGELVLSAIHPGIPVETVQERTGWPLRIAPDLAVTPPPAPEELAVLRALRAQPRKGDG
- a CDS encoding S1C family serine protease — encoded protein: MREEEPLDAYSQTVIRVVEQVGPAVVSIRPAGAPRRHRAIEPMGSGFFITPDGYLLTNSHVIRHIRDPEVTLIDGRTFPARLIGEDPYTDLAVLRVERGETFPAARLGDSSRLRLGQLVVAIGNPLGFHFTVSAGIISGLGRALQGPGGQVIEDIIQTDAALNPGNSGGPLVDSRGEVIGVCVATILGAENIAFAIPSYTAEWVAALLIKEGRIRRAYLGIVVQIRPIAWPASATGLEILEVDPRGPAAQAGLQEGDVLIRIGEQPVKSLGELHRFLAHWPPGRPVELQVMRQHQLRTFTVIPREAPGSRR
- the lipB gene encoding lipoyl(octanoyl) transferase LipB translates to MKGWWSKLGTVEYTAAWALQRALAEARAARQIPDTLLLLEHPHVFTLGRSARPEHILWDEGERARRGVAVVVTDRGGDVTYHGPGQVVGYFILDLPALGLDKVAFVRRIEQMLVETLARFGIAAGTIPGAPGVWVQPDALSRCAWCPPHLRQAPAKIAAIGARVDARGITTHGFALNVCPDLTYFTGIVPCGITDKGVVSMAMFWGEPEDEAERARQLATVQEALARSFGEVFGLEVEPVDPARLWALMEVHELRR
- a CDS encoding helix-turn-helix domain-containing protein: MGIGEQLRAAREARGISLEEAAAGTRIKRIYLEALENEAFSLLPSPAHARGFLRRYARWLGLDETALLAEWDGMPTAVPPAQPSRMPSMFELTRIPARPALPWRPLASIGLAILLLAGVLGLARGPWRVRSLGLPPAPTVPGAASLPLATSTPVSAAPAPALRLEVEASEHVWIRIRADDQVVYQGLLRPGETRTWEARSSLQLETGNAAALQVRINGRPESPLGGRGEIVRRTWSR
- the rplI gene encoding 50S ribosomal protein L9 — its product is MKVVLLRDVPNLGRAGEVKEVADGYARNFLIPKGLATPATEGLIRHAVETRQAAEQRRIRQLSTAQEKAARLQGAAVTIRARAGQGDRLYGAITSQQIAEAIAQQLGVEVDRRRIELEAPIRTLGTHPVKVRLGPEISAQVQVVVEREA
- a CDS encoding sulfurtransferase, with the protein product MATYADPLALVDTEWVAQHLQDPKVRIVEVDYDPASAYHLGHIPGAVLFDWRKDLNDPVRRDILSKEAFEALNSRAGISNDTTVVLYGDFRNWFAAFAFWIYKYYGHADVRLLNGGRKKWIEEKRPLTEEVPSYPPTTYRAQDPDARLRAHLPYVLNVLGKRGVALVDVRSPAEFTGEITAPPEYPNEAAQRGGHIPGAVNIPWSKALNDDDTFKDAESLRRIYEEAGVTPDEEVITYCRIGERSSVTWFVLRHLLGYPNVRNYDGSWSEWGNTIGVPIER
- a CDS encoding sulfurtransferase TusA family protein; translated protein: MARIVRTVDLRAGIELCTDSPIGRVQQALAGLGPEEAVAVWVKGYADEFTVTAWARRNGYAVLEVQREGEEARILLGVSPELEKEM
- a CDS encoding DUF4242 domain-containing protein — protein: MLVLIEAAPTVPSGPETAARTLGSLAQALRARGERLVEAQVAADRSRFFLIIEASEVGAAEQAVREVGLEVRLAKPVRLVGQEVEEISRSPSAVDFIVEWNFPPGLTMEAYLARKRANSPRYALVPEVRFLRTYVCEDMSKCICFYEAEREEDVRRAREVVEAPVDAIIRVDREFDPGLSDRSVAGGAG
- a CDS encoding ABC transporter ATP-binding protein — encoded protein: MSLLSAEGLSKSYSVRGRRVPVLLRVSLEVPAGQVLAVLGPSGAGKSTLLRLLAGLETPDEGEVRLRGEPIRAGHPELALMFQDPCLLPWLSVQENVHFGVRFMGLSGAESRRRVEEALAWVGLQEFADWYPHQLSGGMAQRVALARALARHPRVLLLDEPFSALDPPARHALGELIRRAAGEGIGVVLVTHDVEEAIRLADEVIVLTAGPGRVFMYQPLHGWEAPHRILRRALELATADGWASHRALAFPFTTGFR